The following coding sequences lie in one Kiritimatiellia bacterium genomic window:
- a CDS encoding DUF2851 family protein — protein MKESLRLNDVFAYGRLPPSGGGGGFPATERHLKCIWFSPELRPAELRAENGEEVIIEKPGRWNLEKGPDFLDAVLRAGAARRRIKGDVEVHIHPADWQKHGHAADPAYARVIAHVTFFPGRLPSNVLPPSALQIVLRKKLLGNPLFSFESIDVAAYPFAARGDDTPCARILSRCSPGAVCGLLSAAGKHRLAVKAGRLAAAAEQKGRDQVLYEEIMGALGYKNNRLPFRLLAERVPLEALREYSGLNPVFAYALLAGVAGLLPALTGARWDDESRRFVRKLWNFWWKQRAEWSAQIIPAGLWSLSGVRPQNHPRRRLMAAADIFTNREMPSEMFGGPEVPGADAGRWIENILAVLQKPGDNYWRRRFVFGQKPSAADIALIGRRRAAAIVSNVIIPMQMGLRRLKKPPDDLLACLPVEEMNAVIRQSAFNLLGPDHNPSLYRRGLLQQGLIQIFHDFCLGDRSDCAACGLLEMISALKGEKHDAD, from the coding sequence ATGAAAGAATCTTTACGTTTGAACGACGTTTTTGCCTACGGCCGGCTGCCACCCTCCGGGGGAGGCGGGGGTTTTCCAGCCACGGAGCGGCATCTGAAATGCATATGGTTTTCCCCTGAATTGCGCCCGGCGGAACTGCGCGCTGAAAACGGGGAAGAGGTCATTATTGAAAAACCGGGACGCTGGAATCTTGAGAAGGGCCCCGATTTTCTTGATGCGGTTTTGCGGGCGGGAGCCGCGCGCCGGAGGATCAAGGGCGACGTTGAAGTGCATATCCATCCTGCCGACTGGCAAAAACACGGCCATGCCGCCGACCCGGCGTACGCGCGCGTGATCGCCCATGTAACCTTTTTTCCCGGCCGCCTGCCGTCAAACGTCTTGCCGCCGTCCGCCCTGCAAATTGTTCTCAGGAAAAAACTCCTCGGCAACCCGTTGTTTTCGTTTGAGTCAATAGATGTTGCCGCTTATCCCTTCGCCGCCCGCGGGGACGATACTCCCTGCGCGCGGATCCTCTCCCGTTGTTCCCCCGGGGCGGTTTGCGGCCTGTTGTCCGCCGCCGGGAAACACCGCCTTGCGGTCAAGGCCGGGCGGCTGGCCGCGGCCGCGGAACAAAAGGGCCGGGACCAGGTTCTTTATGAGGAAATCATGGGCGCGCTGGGTTACAAAAACAACCGCCTGCCTTTTCGCCTGCTCGCCGAGCGCGTGCCGCTGGAAGCGCTCCGTGAATATTCCGGTTTGAATCCCGTCTTTGCCTACGCCCTTCTGGCTGGCGTGGCCGGCCTTTTACCGGCGTTAACCGGCGCGCGCTGGGATGATGAGAGCCGCCGTTTTGTGCGCAAACTCTGGAATTTCTGGTGGAAACAACGGGCGGAATGGTCGGCGCAGATCATTCCGGCCGGCTTGTGGTCATTGAGCGGCGTCCGCCCGCAGAATCATCCCCGGCGCCGGCTCATGGCCGCAGCCGACATCTTCACCAACAGGGAAATGCCGTCGGAAATGTTCGGCGGGCCGGAGGTTCCCGGCGCGGACGCCGGGCGGTGGATTGAAAACATCCTTGCCGTTCTGCAAAAGCCCGGCGATAATTACTGGCGCCGCCGGTTTGTCTTCGGTCAAAAACCGTCCGCGGCGGATATTGCCCTCATCGGCCGCCGGCGCGCCGCGGCTATTGTCTCCAACGTAATTATCCCTATGCAAATGGGCTTGCGCCGCTTGAAAAAGCCGCCGGATGACCTCTTGGCATGCCTGCCGGTTGAGGAAATGAATGCGGTCATCAGACAAAGCGCCTTTAACCTGCTTGGTCCGGACCATAATCCTTCCCTTTACCGCCGCGGATTGTTGCAGCAGGGGCTGATCCAGATATTCCACGATTTCTGCCTCGGCGACCGTTCCGACTGCGCCGCATGCGGACTGCTTGAAATGATTTCCGCTCTGAAAGGAGAAAAACACGATGCAGATTAA
- a CDS encoding NUDIX hydrolase, whose amino-acid sequence MQIKPRRLCLAMSAKSRGNSGMQEKTIHSERKFTGRLIKTDLLEVELQDGLRARREIVRHPGAVAALCRRRDNRFVFVRQFRKAVESELLEIVAGTREPGEGAGACIRREIREETGYKVVALARLGRIYTAPGFCDEGIDVFFARLGAAAVCPEPDADERIMPVLLSAKEFEAMLAAGKIRDAKTLAAWTMFRAARRAQSWIAV is encoded by the coding sequence ATGCAGATTAAACCTCGCCGATTGTGCCTGGCCATGTCCGCAAAAAGCCGCGGTAATTCCGGCATGCAAGAAAAAACAATCCATTCCGAGCGTAAATTTACGGGCCGTCTGATCAAGACCGATCTGCTGGAGGTTGAATTGCAGGACGGCCTGCGGGCGCGGCGCGAGATTGTGCGGCATCCCGGCGCCGTTGCGGCGCTCTGCCGGCGGCGGGACAACCGGTTTGTCTTTGTGCGCCAGTTCCGCAAGGCGGTGGAAAGCGAACTGCTGGAAATTGTGGCCGGCACCCGCGAGCCGGGCGAGGGAGCGGGTGCCTGCATCCGCAGGGAAATCAGGGAAGAAACCGGTTATAAAGTCGTGGCGCTGGCGCGGCTGGGCCGCATCTATACCGCGCCCGGGTTTTGCGACGAGGGCATAGATGTTTTTTTTGCCCGACTCGGGGCCGCCGCCGTTTGCCCGGAACCGGACGCCGATGAGCGGATTATGCCGGTACTGCTTTCGGCAAAAGAGTTTGAAGCCATGCTGGCGGCCGGCAAAATCAGGGATGCCAAGACGCTGGCGGCCTGGACCATGTTCAGGGCCGCGCGGCGCGCACAATCATGGATCGCGGTTTGA
- the lipA gene encoding lipoyl synthase — translation MKTRLPPWLRVRLDTGGKYARVHALLHEQRLHTVCESAQCPNRHECFRRGTATIMILGNVCTRNCAFCAVPSGKPQAVDRDEPRRAAALVKNLKLRHAVITSVTRDDLPDGGAGVFAETISAIGAAMNGRTTVEVLTPDFNGAEKALAVVLEAKPDVFNHNLETVERLQKETRPQAGYRRSLEVLKRAAMSGKARTVKSGLMAGLGESDAELYEAMRDLLQHGCQCLTLGQYLAPSRSHRPVKRFVPPETFEEYRQHALRMGFRAVAAGPLVRSSYLAEHLFNDAIAPRRPH, via the coding sequence ATGAAAACAAGACTACCTCCATGGCTCCGGGTCCGGCTTGATACGGGCGGAAAATACGCGCGCGTGCATGCGTTGCTGCATGAACAGCGCCTGCACACCGTCTGTGAAAGCGCGCAGTGCCCGAACCGCCATGAATGTTTCCGGCGCGGCACGGCGACCATCATGATCCTGGGAAACGTCTGCACGCGCAACTGCGCTTTTTGCGCGGTTCCATCGGGAAAGCCGCAGGCGGTTGATCGGGATGAGCCGCGCCGCGCGGCTGCCCTGGTAAAAAATCTGAAATTGCGCCACGCGGTCATCACCAGCGTCACCCGCGACGATCTTCCCGACGGCGGGGCGGGTGTTTTTGCGGAAACCATTTCCGCCATCGGGGCCGCAATGAACGGCAGGACGACGGTGGAGGTATTGACGCCCGATTTTAACGGCGCGGAAAAAGCGCTGGCGGTTGTGCTGGAAGCGAAGCCGGATGTTTTCAACCACAATCTGGAGACGGTGGAACGTCTGCAGAAAGAAACGCGCCCCCAGGCCGGCTACCGGCGTTCTCTGGAGGTCCTGAAACGCGCGGCCATGTCCGGGAAGGCAAGAACAGTCAAATCCGGCTTAATGGCCGGCCTGGGGGAAAGCGATGCCGAACTTTACGAAGCCATGCGCGACTTGCTGCAACACGGATGCCAATGTTTGACCCTTGGCCAGTATTTGGCGCCGTCCAGGAGTCATCGGCCGGTCAAACGGTTTGTGCCTCCGGAAACTTTTGAAGAATACCGCCAACACGCTTTGAGGATGGGGTTCCGGGCGGTTGCCGCCGGACCGCTGGTGCGCTCGTCTTATCTGGCCGAGCATTTATTTAATGATGCCATTGCCCCGCGGCGGCCGCATTGA